In the genome of Plasmodium yoelii strain 17X genome assembly, chromosome: 14, one region contains:
- a CDS encoding dynamin-like protein, putative yields MEHGNVGDKIFDLNSISREMLELVEVFYDKMKETTNANALYLYALQIFKICNIHNELPRLVVFGQQSMGKTTLLDFIMGGPMGYTSSDTGTKQPIVIILKPSDTNKIECYLNKKKVNIDDLHEKMKAIMLNLNESIISKELEVEISIPGGIYATFVDLPGIKDDSKAGSELTRKIVRNYVQNFPNDIYILVKKASDDPANWPYHLKEFFMKPKPLGLGLQTKQCIVVGTRALEFLNNELSTIKTLTELHDRVKKRGISDNNDNMLSLYLLELFSIPIEQKEKNDFLTNRISMYSKILNGRKNVLDLLLNKFENDCSDSIKKELIDCFDVEKFKQEVNSKFMNILIQQLRKVEVKLEKKKAKMEIYIKKLEELYNKGNILSIREQVKLYIRELVNIISNLLTGNYPILNLPKNGDDFLKKYGGTLMENLKDGNDLAVELYEKQGLYDENFLTYLNEYLIKQSNENEYNKSVASDFNNCNDLLNNLNSSIDDIKIGNNITTNNVNTNSMIGGINNGNNIGNSGNANNNISSNSSNTNNINNLNSSTNSNANFSNSGINISGFGTNSMGTANNNIINNSGIGKNNNSSSSNNNSNINSLNKRSDIYDNFNDRDKKRTNDNMLKVGQTVRFLLAKEESSMFGIIQNISNDVRSKNILVNFFFRSSNIEEQIQVKSVEKERLIVIKPVETLSGDLFFLNGLQVWYKMTRDDGWVGFDKAEIIKVFNNNSKIKDVLIRNLSKNNEVVSIKINDLYADYTDHMDEEADPMGETYNEDDALKKIAGPHTDLKILNQLAITYICKWLKYNIAKIEPEKIFSDEVLLQMMRSIHNIVDQSDWKPLVVDLLQANISGNILYLTKLASCSAAVALNRVFKAGLGEINRKIKNNYLDENIYLLSTNPKFLEELNQALHNFCKERAVSCANEMKEIVFEQTYAVHFEIIEEIFEGCKLFEDNFLTPTGVKPTMAIINKNVKQNLAYRNHQLSLTDVKINKKSRSKELIQEEVKLQFWAIKMLISVPFATKIYAHFLNNIVPKNKHLANILDYSIDCESNLEKYIQSKLLNREVNGIQVPIDDKELLSHYNIIDNRDNILRKLENQKRLLQYISIVSNSIKLLKNNLSNESTLDFVTKLDFGQENKKNWHRLDSYED; encoded by the exons ATGGAGCATGGAAATGTGGGGGATAAAATTTTCGACTTGAATTCAATCAGTCGAGAGATGCTAGAGCTAGTGGAAgttttttatgataaaatgAAAGAAACAACAAATGCAAatgcattatatttatatgctttacaaatatttaaaatatgtaatatcCATAACGAATTACCAAGATTAGTTGTTTTTGGTCAGCAATCAATGGGGAAAACGACACTTTTAGATTTTATTATGGGAGGTCCAATGGGATATACAAGTTCTGATACAGGAACTAAGCAACCTAtagttataatattaaaaccTAGTGATACAAACAAAATAGAatgttatttaaataaaaaaaaagtaaacaTAGATGATTTAcatgaaaaaatgaaagctATTATGCTTAATTTAAATGAATCTATTATATCTAAAGAGTTAGAAGTAGAAATATCTATACCAGGTGGTATATATGCTACCTTTGTTGATTTACCTGGTATTAAAGATGATTCAAAAGCTGGTTCAGAATTAACGCGAAAAATTGTTCGTAATTATGTTCAAAATTTTCCAAAcgacatttatatattagtaaAAAAAGCATCTGATGATCCTGCCAATTGGCCTTATCATTTGAAAGAGTTCTTTATGAAACCCAAACCTTTAG GTCTCGGATTACAAACCAAACAGTGTATTGTTGTTGGAACAAGGGCTTTGGAATTTTTGAACAATGAACTTAGTACTATCAAAACTTTGACAGAATTACATGATCGAGTAAAAAAGAGAGGTATTTcggataataatgataatatgttatcattatatttattggaACTTTTTTCGATACCTATTGAACAAAAGGAGAAAAAcgattttttaacaaatagaATATCTATGTAttctaaaatattaaatggtAGAAAAAATGTGTTAGATTTATtgttaaataaatttgaaaatgatTGTAGTGattcaataaaaaaagaattgaTTGATTGTTTTGATGTTGAAAAATTCAAACAAGAAGTAAACAGCaaatttatgaatatattaatacaacAATTAAGGAAGGTTGAGgtaaaattagaaaaaaaaaaagcaaaaatggaaatatatattaaaaaattagaagaattatataataaaggtAATATTCTAAGTATTAGAGAACAAgtcaaattatatatacgtgaacttgttaatattatatcaAATTTATTAACAGGAAATTATCCAATATTAAATTTACCAAAAAATGGAgatgattttttaaaaaaatatggtgGAACATTAATggaaaatttaaaagatgGAAATGATTTGGCTGTtgaattatatgaaaaacaaggtttatatgatgaaaattttttaacTTATTTAAATGAGTATTTAATAAAGCAATCAAACGAAAAcgaatataataaatcagTTGCTTCTGATTTTAATAACTGTAATGATttgttaaataatttaaattcaagtattgatgatataaaaattggTAATAATATAACTACGAATAATGTAAACACTAATAGTATGATAGGAGGAATAAATAATGGAAACAATATTGGAAATAGTGGAaatgcaaataataatatatcgaGTAATAGTtcaaatacaaataatattaataacttAAATAGTAGCACAAATAGTAATGCGAATTTTAGTAACTCAGGGATAAATATTTCAGGGTTTGGAACTAATAGCATGGGAACTGcaaataataacattataaataatagtggaattggaaaaaataataatagtagtagtagtaataataattcgaATATTAACTCGTTAAATAAACGATCTGATATTTATGACAACTTTAATGATAGAGATAAAAAACGAACAAATGACAATATGTTGAAAGTAGGACAAACTGTACGTTTTCTTTTAGCAAAAGAAGAAAGCAGTATGTTTGGAATTATCCAAAATATTTCAAACGATGTTCgaagtaaaaatattttagtaaatttttttttccgtAGTAGTAATATTGAAGAACAAATACAAGTAAAATCTGTTGAAAAGGAAAGATTAATAGTTATAAAACCTGTAGAAACATTAAGTGgggatttattttttttaaatggtttACAAGTATGGTATAAAATGACAAGAGATGATGGATGGGTTGGTTTTGATAAAGCAGAAATCATCAaagtatttaataataatagtaaaattAAGGATGTATTAATTAGAAATTTgtcaaaaaataatgaagttGTATCAATCAAaattaatgatttatatgCAGATTACACTGATCATATGGATGAAGAAGCAGATCCAATGGGTGAAACATATAATGAAGATGATGCCCTTAAAAAAATTGCTGGACCACATActgatttaaaaatattgaatCAATTAgctattacatatatatgtaaatggcttaaatataatattgctAAAATAGAACCAGAAAAAATTTTTTCAGATGAAGTATTATTACAAATGATGAGAAGTATACATAATATTGTTGATCAAAGTGATTGGAAACCATTAGTAGTAGATTTATTACAAGCCAACATAAGTggtaacattttatatttaacaaaattagCTAGCTGTTCAGCAGCTGTAGCATTAAATAGAGTATTTAAAGCTGGACTCGGAGAAattaatagaaaaattaaaaataattatttagatgaaaatatatatctattaaGTACAAATCCAAAATTTCTTGAAGAATTAAATCAAGCattacataatttttgtaaAGAAAGAGCAGTTAGTTGTGCAAATGAAATGAAAGAAATTGTTTTTGAACAAACATATGCAGTACATTTTGAAATTATTGAAGAAATATTTGAGGGatgtaaattatttgaagATAATTTTCTTACACCTACAGGCGTTAAGCCAACAATGGCAATAATCAACAAAAATGTTAAACAAAATTTAGCTTATAGAAATCACCAATTGTCATTGACAGatgttaaaattaataaaaaatcaagATCTAAAGAATTAATACAAGAAGAAGTAAAACTACAATTCTGGGCAATCAAAATGTTAATATCTGTTCCGTTTGCCACCAAAATTTATGCACATTTTTTGAACAACATAGTCCCAAAAAATAAGCATCTCGCAAACATTCTTGATTACTCAATTGATTGTGAGAGCAACTTAGAGAAATACATCCAAAGCAAATTGCTAAATCGGGAAGTCAATG GAATCCAAGTTCCAATAGATGATAAAGAACTTTTAAGCCACTACAACATTATAGACAACCGAGATAATATTCTTAGAAAACTTGAGAACCAAAAACGACTCCTTCAATACATATCTATTGTATCTAATTCTATAAAacttttgaaaaataat ttaTCAAATGAAAGTACACTGGATTTTGTAACAAAATTGGATTTTGGgcaagaaaataaaaaaaattggcaTAGATTAG ATTCATATGAAGACTGA
- a CDS encoding diphthamide biosynthesis protein 3, putative: MIVENKTKTSETFDVIYEEVKLEDFEFEEHTKTFFYPCPCGDIFETTLEKLLNGEDILICPSCSLTIKIIYNLTDLNKYS; this comes from the coding sequence atgatagttgaaaataaaactaaGACTAGCGAAACATTTGATGTTATATATGAAGAAGTCAAATTAGAAGATTTTGAATTTGAAGAACATAccaaaacatttttttatccaTGTCCATGTGGTGATATTTTCGAAACAACATTAGAGAAACTTTTAAATGGCGAAGATATTTTAATATGTCCTAGTTGCTCATTAAccattaaaataatatataatttaacagatttaaataaatattcataa
- a CDS encoding thrombospondin protein 3 precursor, with the protein MIKMARFSIILISFFFLTLHQEIWGKVDTKKNEDPVVQLLQPTQNYKVVVLEPECFINQKTPKLMNSNNYKDEENFDRKEFLMYNYIVINNSEFSNAKSLEIYSSKEKNITNYLILTFYIDGLNFSVNKNLIYDIFLHLSTSGDNKKMECTNKYYDVSLLKSIDVLSPSELEILSDPIKFTMGTESGSFRINITQMFMNDTWKAFIKNKISFLIKPEGDCYVLLEDKLNKPTLVIEKISSFYTEWGEWSQCTMECNHPDNVQIRERRCIHPNGDCFKGDLKESRPCNVPLPPCYSLYENKDSSTLKITMVALPIIIVICVFIILYRIFYAKKSTEKELYENVAGRFMYE; encoded by the coding sequence atgataaaaatggcTAGATTTTCCATAATATtaatttcgtttttttttttgacatTGCACCAAGAAATATGGGGAAAAGTTGatacgaaaaaaaatgaagaccCAGTTGTACAATTACTTCAACCAACCCAAAATTACAAAGTTGTAGTATTAGAACCAGAATGTTTCATAAATCAAAAGACACCAAAATTAatgaatagtaataattataaagatGAAGAAAATTTTGATAGGAAAGAATTTTTAATGTACAATTATATCGTTATAAATAATTCTGAATTTTCGAATGCAAAATCAttagaaatatattcatcaaaagaaaaaaatattacaaattatttaattttaacattttatattgacggtttaaatttttcagttaataaaaatttaatttatgatatttttttacatctaAGTACATCAGGGGACAATAAAAAGATGGAATgtactaataaatattatgatgTATCTTTATTAAAATCTATAGATGTTTTAAGTCCATCAGAATTAGAGATATTATCTGATCCTATAAAATTTACTATGGGAACAGAGTCTGGAAGTTTTAGAATTAATATTACACAAATGTTTATGAATGATACATGGAAAgcttttataaaaaataaaatatcttttCTTATTAAGCCAGAAGGAGATTGTTATGTATTATTAGAagacaaattaaataaaccCACTTTagttattgaaaaaatatcttCCTTTTATACAGAATGGGGAGAATGGTCTCAATGTACTATGGAATGTAATCATCCCGATAATGTTCAAATTAGAGAAAGACGGTGTATACATCCAAATGGGGATTGTTTCAAAGGAGACTTAAAGGAATCAAGACCTTGTAATGTTCCTTTACCTCCTTGTTATTccttatatgaaaataaagacTCCTCAACATTAAAAATTACAATGGTTGCTTTGCCCATAATTATTGTTATATgtgtatttattatattatatcgAATATTTTATGCTAAAAAAAGCACAGAAAAGGAATTATACGAGAATGTAGCTGGTCGATTTATGTATGAATAA
- a CDS encoding PPPDE peptidase domain-containing protein, putative, with translation MATKYNVKLKIYDLSRGMVKLWSPLLIGKQIGGVWHTAVLIYNMEYFYGGGIMCLPSNEFESHYNIKPVEIIDMGETEVDKTFFHDYLDGIRPNFTADKYNLINWNCNNFTNEACNFLLGKGIPEYILNTPYEVMSTPKGKLILDMMQSCQTSIAPGMENSSPINSEIKNDSNSNNNNYSQKNNENEYSKVPSVSMDNFFTENKINSIFEDYLKSDKCDSNEKKKFVNLLNSFFSKLINNLDILQNRIIYKKNNEIFNNISNDSEYNKILSYIGFVKGYVEIDEINNLQIFTLYIDSTYNKNSPTSKNIDLFINKKIYLKSLDPSIYKVDLLSFKNISEYVLDSNTKKTNANEVYVFLSEYFISNHFDITNSKNDNNNFRTIKSAISSNLETEKRYLINIYELVTKHLNLL, from the exons atggcaACGAAATATAATGTTAAGCTAAAGATATACGACTTATCCCGAGGAAT GGTAAAATTGTGGTCTCCGCTTTTAATTGGGAAACAAATTGGTGGAGTATGGCATACAGCCGTTTTGATATATAACATGGAATATTTTTACG GGGGAGGGATAATGTGTTTGCCTTCAAACGAATTTGAATCACATTATAACATAAAACCAGTAGAAATTATAGATATGGGAGAAACTGAAGTagataaaacattttttcatgATTACCTTGATGGAATTCGACCGAATTTTACTGcagataaatataatttaattaattggaattgtaataattttaCTAATGAAGCTTGTAATTTTCTTCTTGGAAAAGGTATTCctgaatatattttgaacACACCTTATGAAGTTATGTCAACACCTAAAGGAAAGTTAATATTAGACATGATGCAGTCATGTCAAACATCCATTGCGCCGGGTATGGAAAATAGTTCCCCAATTAAcagtgaaataaaaaatgatagcaatagtaataataataattatagccaaaaaaataatgaaaatgaatattCTAAAGTCCCTAGTGTATCTAtggataatttttttacggagaataaaataaatagtatatTTGAAGATTATTTAAAAAGTGATAAGTGTGAttcaaatgaaaaaaaaaaatttgttaatttattaaattcattttttagcaaattaattaataatctcgatatattacaaaataggattatatataaaaaaaataacgaaatatttaataatatttcaaatgattcagaatataataaaatattatcttATATTGGATTTGTTAAAGGATACGTTGAAattgatgaaataaataatttacaaaTTTTTACACTTTATATAGATTcaacatataataaaaattcacccacttcaaaaaatatcgatttatttataaataaaaaaatatatttaaaaagttTAGATCCATCTATTTATAAAGTAGACcttttatcttttaaaaatatttctgaATATGTTCTTGATagtaatacaaaaaaaacaaatgctAATGAagtttatgtttttttatcagAGTATTTTATAAGCAACCATTTTGATATTACAAATAGCAAAAATGACAACAACAATTTTAGAACTATAAAAAGTGCAATTAGTTCAAATTTGGAAACAGAAAAACGTTATTTGATCAATATATATGAGCTAGTGACCAAACACCTAAATTTGTTATAG
- a CDS encoding phosphate translocator, putative: MKTILKYAKKKNSDPNEITNEDDQTTINCISINDININDIEENVITRDNNNENKKKKDKKIEYYLFDVESYNSNNDTSLNSVIDLNSIKSHYLPENKKKNAKKKASNYIKKHVKKYKKKYKILPEHNLDQDTSYEESVKNEKKDYDTYELKEIKNDKTNIDFVPSQKKENLSKKNNSFIDVIKFVFLISCIFSLGSFSTTITKYIFFVKKFNYTQIVSFFEFLVMFLILKTFIFFAKIKSSTSLTRKQYIRYIVFISALLGLSAISGNSAYSYLEIPVISVIKSSSLVLIYFLSIKFGLKEFKCSLLVSILTILMGVIMSITTLKIDSLFGVFLLIIYVISSSFKWVFTDILLKSTSMKAHIILLHIYQISMLIIIIPTLLIDMPCIINDYNNNNLSIGQILSSLGFVSLGAVMSIFLILAEFSLISHTSSVTLSIIFIGREAIILIIGSLFFGENIDLRSSIGIAISMIGTILYGYASK, encoded by the exons ATGAAAACTATTTTGAAAtatgctaaaaaaaaaaactctGACCCAAATGAAATAACAAATGAAGATGATCAAACAACTATAAATTGCATAAGCATTAAtgacataaatataaatgacaTTGAAGAAAATGTAATCACTAGAGATAACaacaatgaaaataaaaaaaaaaaagacaaaaaaatagaatattatttatttgatgtcgaatcatataatagtaataatgatacaAGCTTAAACAGTGTTATAGATTTAAACTCAATCAAGTCACATTATTTGCCagaaaataagaaaaaaaatgcaaaaaagaAAGCAagtaattatataaaaaaacacgtaaaaaaatataaaaaaaaatataaaatattaccTGAACATAATTTAGATCAAGATACCAGTTATGAAGAATcagtaaaaaatgaaaaaaaggaTTACGATACTTATGAActtaaagaaataaaaaacgaTAAAACAAATATCGATTTTGTACCATcgcaaaaaaaagaaaatttgtctaaaaaaaacaattcaTTCATAGATGTAATCAAATTTGTTTTCCTTATCTCCTGTATATTTTCATTGGGTTCATTTAGTACAACTATAaccaaatatatattttttgtaaaaaaatttaactaTACACAAATTGTTTCATTTTTCGAGTTTCTTGTGATGTTTTTGATACTTAAAACG ttcatttttttcgcaaaaattaaaagttcAACAAGCCTAACGAGGAAGCAGTACATAagatatatagttttta tatcCGCCCTTCTCGGTTTAAGTGCTATATCAGGAAATAGTGCCTATTCATACCTAGAAATTCCAGTTATTTCAGTTATCAAATCGAGTTCCTTGGTTTTGATATATTTCCTTTCTATTAAATTTG GTTTAAAGGAGTTTAAGTGCTCTCTGCTCGTATCAATT CTCACAATTTTAATGGGAGTCATAATGAGCATTACGACATTAAAAATAGATAGTCTATTTGg aGTATTCCTACTTATCATATATGTCATTTCTTCATCATTTAAATGGGTTTTTACCGACATTTTGTTAAAATCGACATCGATGAAAGctcatataattttattgcatatatatcaaatatcTATGTTAATTATAA ttATTCCGACGTTGTTAATCGACATGCCGTGCATTATTAATG attACAACAATAACAATTTGTCAATCGGTCAAATATTATCATCACTCGGCTTTGTATCTCTCGGTGCTGTGATGagcatatttttaattttagcaGAATTCTCATTGATTT CTCATACATCCTCAGTAACACTcagtataatttttataggAAGAGAagctataattttaattatcgGATCG CTATTTTTTGGCGAAAATATTGATCTAAGGTCGTCTATAGGCATTGCAATTTCTATGATTGGTACCATATTATATGGATATGCTTCAAAatga
- a CDS encoding arginine--tRNA ligase, putative encodes MECLIKRVKQIFQSSIQKCFPTINEEAVVTYANMKFGHFQCNNAINIYKKYGKELNFENAHKVSLSIIENINENLFDDINASPQGFITVKISKDYIEKSLLKLYKNNKININVDMDEINDGNNAKYENVLIDFSSPNIAKEMHVGHLRSTIIGDSICKIFEFLKVKTHRVNHVGDWGTQFGMIINYIITNYPNYKEEMPELKSLTLLYQEAKKCYDNDKDFEIKSKEYAIKLQEHDEDCRYIWTKICEASKKEFNNIYKILDIKLEYYGESFYIPKIPSTLEILKDKNLLTNIGDALCYKSEKYTVPLFLQKSNGGYGYDSTDITALYYRLKVLNVDSIIYVTDNGQLSHFETLFELCKQAEWVDDDVKLIHVGFGLVLNTDNKKFKTRSGTNIKLINLINEGTERAKKDLMERIKLKSDEEKSYFDGIDIDKLSQDICVSAIKYFDIKQHRNTDYKFSYDNMLSIKGNTGLYIIYAYSRICSIFRKSDINIEELVPDELNLINQYEINLGLHILKFPDVFYFILKNMLTHKLAEYTYDLTTTFTTFYENCKVLNSENTKSRLILCAITKSLLYICLQLLGMKAIEKL; translated from the exons atgGAATGTTTAATTAAGAGGGTTAAACAGATTTTCCAAAGCTCAATTCAAAAATGTTTTCCAACAATAAACGAAGAAGCAGTTGTTACATATGCTAACATGAAATTTGGGCATTTCCAAT GTAACAATgctataaatatttacaaaaaatatggaaaggAACTAAATTTCGAAAATGCCCATAAAGTATCATTATCAATAATAGagaatataaatgaaaatttgtTCGATGATATAAATGCATCGCCCCAAGGTTTTATAACAGTAAAGATATCAAAAGATTATATTGaaaaatcattattaaaattatataaaaataacaaaataaatataaatgtagATATGGATGAAATTAATGATGGAAATAATGCAAAATACGAAAATGTATTGATTGATTTTTCTTCACCAAATATTGCAAAAGAAATGCATGTTGGTCATTTAAGATCAACTATAATAGGAGATAGTATTTGcaaaatatttgaatttttaaaagtGAAAACACATAGAGTTAACCATGTTGGTGATTGGGGAACACAATTTGGTatgattataaattatataattacaaACTATCCAAATTATAAAGAGGAAATGCCAGAATTAAAAAGTTTAACCCTTTTATATCAAGAAgcaaaaaaatgttatgataatgataaagattttgaaataaaatcAAAAGAATATGCAATAAAATTACAAGAACACGATGAAGATTGTAGATATATTTGGACTAAAATATGTGAAGCTAGTAAAAAGGAAtttaacaatatatataaaatattagataTTAAATTAGAATATTATGGTGAATCCTTTTATATTCCAAAAATACCAAGTACATTGGAAATTTTAAAAGATAAgaatttattaacaaatattgGCGATGCTTTATGTTATAAATCTGAAAAATATACTGTTCcgttatttttacaaaaatcaAATGGAGGATATGGTTATGACTCTACTGATATAACAGCTTTATATTATAGGTTAAAAGTATTAAATGTAGACtctattatttatgttactGATAATGGGCAATTATCTCATTTTGAAacattatttgaattatgCAAACAAGCAGAATGGGTTGATGATGATGTGAAATTGATTCATGTTGGGTTTGGCTTAGTTTTAAATACAGATAACAAGAAATTTAAAACAAGAAGTGGAACAAATATAAAGCTAATCAATCTGATCAATGAGGGCACTGAAAGGGCAAAGAAGGATTTAATGGAGAGAATCAAGTTAAAAAGCGATGAAGAAAAAAGTTATTTCGATG GTATCGATATAGACAAATTGAGTCAAGATATATGTGTAAGCGCCATAAAATACTTTGATATTAAACAACATCGAAATACAGATTACAAGTTTTCCTATGACAATATGTTAAGCATAAAAG gaAATACCGGACTTTAcataatatatgcatattcaCGAATATGTTCAATTTTCAGAAAATCggatataaatattgaaGAATTAGTGCCAG ACgaattaaatttaattaatcaGTATGAAATAAACTTAGGATTACACATTTTAAAATTCCCcgatgttttttattttatcttaaaaaatatgctaACACATAA ATTAGCCGAATATACCTATGATTTAACAACGACATTTACCACCTTTTATGAAAATTGCAAAGTGTTGAATAGCGAAAATACTAAGTCGAGACTAATTTTATGTGCCATAACAAAATCATTGTTATAT ATTTGTTTACAATTGCTAGGTATGAAAGCAATTGAAAAGTTATAA
- a CDS encoding AP-2 complex subunit mu, putative produces MIEGLYIFFANGQLLIQRNYRSMINNNDLKLYVSKYIKTKRFYEHPIVEINNVFFLNVSINEIVITALTKNNANVCLIFNFIYKFIEILNYFFDDEISRINIVNNFVLIYDICDEIIDYGYPQMLEIGVLKKCLQSKVKYYSRTSQYFHKLSNEFKCGNSLIEDIIHDSNLENKSENLHKKYYNFNDKGHNSNNNNKKIDDIKKMNSYEISEKNKLKNIGKEALNRIKNKIINNITKPTNNFNYMTGNCAWRTNNIYHKKNEIIIDILEVLNVTINNNNLIHAHINGKVVLKCFLSGMPICELSTNNKFNLLNDKNTTSIGGENNTSAKYNEKKRNNETNYGANNISEDKKNIIIDNCIFHHCVNSSKYNDNKIITFTPPDGDFELMRYTVTKNIQIPFHILAIYNPVFQYSKSLDKNYSLKKSKNQNLYDNNKTTNKFEYKITIRSNYSGSMNATDVVIKIPIYKFSENVHVVYKSIGKTEFNNIENVITWKISKFPNLCEHTIKIYLTLENQNQIYSNMNNTQKVDGQSKVVLHVNTVKNMNTVKFLNTYKMPITLNFKIPMFTSSGMFIRYLKVYEKSNYKIIKWIKYLTESGAYQYK; encoded by the coding sequence atgatagaaggactatatattttttttgccaACGGGCAATTATTAATACAACGGAATTACCGGAGCatgataaataataatgatttaaaactGTATGtaagtaaatatataaaaacaaaacgATTTTATGAACATCCAATagtagaaataaataatgtattttttttaaacgtAAGTATCAATGAAATAGTTATAACTgcattaacaaaaaataatgcaaatgtttgtttaatttttaattttatttataaatttattgaaatattaaattatttttttgatgatGAAATATCTAGAATAAAtattgtaaataattttgttttaatttatgaTATATGTGATGAAATAATTGATTATGGATATCCACAAATGTTAGAAATCggtgtattaaaaaaatgtttacaaagtaaagtaaaatattatagtaGGACATCacaatattttcataaattatcAAATGAGTTCAAATGTGGAAATAGCTTAATTGAAGATATAATACATGATAGTAATTTGGAAAACAAAAGTGAAAAtttgcataaaaaatattataattttaatgacaAAGGgcataatagtaataataataataaaaaaatagatgatattaaaaaaatgaatagttATGAAATaagcgaaaaaaataaattaaaaaatataggtAAAGAAGCATTAAacagaattaaaaataaaataataaataatattaccAAACCAactaataattttaattatatgacaGGAAATTGTGCATGGagaactaataatatttatcataaaaaaaatgaaattattatagatatattagAAGTATTAAATGtaactataaataataataatttgataCATGCTCATATAAATGGGAAAGTTGTTTTAAAATGCTTTTTATCTGGTATGCCAATTTGTGAGTTATccacaaataataaatttaatttgttaaatgataaaaatacaaCATCAATTGGTGGAGAAAATAATACAAGTGCAAAATATAACGAAAAGAAACGAAATAATGAAACAAATTATGGTGCTAATAATATATcagaagataaaaaaaacataataatagaCAATTGTATATTTCATCATTGTGTTAATTcatcaaaatataatgataataaaataattactTTTACACCTCCAGATGGGGATTTTGAATTAATGAGATATAcagtaacaaaaaatattcaaatacCCTTTCATATTTTAGCTATATATAATCCAGTATTTCAATATTCAAAATCTTTagataaaaattattcactaaaaaaatcaaaaaatcaaaatttatatgataataataaaactactaataaatttgaatataaaattactaTTAGATCGAATTATAGTGGTTCTATGAATGCAACTGATGTAGTTATAAAAATCCCAATATACAAATTTTCTGAAAATGTGCATGTTGTATATAAATCAATAGGTAAAACagaatttaataatattgaaaatgtaaTAACATGGAAAATTAGCAAATTCCCAAATTTATGTGAACAtactattaaaatatatttaactttAGAAAATCAAAATCAAATTTATTCGAATATGAATAATACTCAAAAAGTGGATGGACAATCTAAGGTTGTCTTGCATGTTAATActgttaaaaatatgaatactgtaaaatttttaaatacttATAAAATGCCAAtcacattaaattttaaaataccTATGTTTACATCAAGTGGTATGTTTATTCGATATTTAAAAGTATATGaaaaatcaaattataaaataattaaatggATCAAATACCTTACTGAATCGGGTGCATATCAGTACAAGTAA